TAACCTCACAAGGACAAGTGTTATTCCGTAGCTTTAGTAGTAGTGGcttttaaaaatgctaaaaacaacacttttttccatatatatatatatatatatatatatatatatatatatatatatatatatatatatatatatacagtgggcccaaaaaatatttagtcagccacccaccgattgtgcaagttctcccacttaaaatgaagacagagcaggggcgtcactagacctaatactgtactggggcacagcTGGGGCACAAAtcattcatgtgagcgtgcaaagggcgcaagcaaaaacattattagcacttatttatcgtaaaaaatacataaatagtgctttaaactatgaaatcatatcagattatgttgtatggatctttgattaaccacctgaaattaactaatgcatttgacctacttgtgcacttttttactccagacttctaaactgctactggttaaagacaaaaggaagagcaatgaatctttttgaaatatacattgcagtaatcatctacaaatttaacatctacaaaagtaaaacaaaaaataaagcacccctacatctctgggttcttttatactatttaatttccattcacggcaatgtggctaatcctatttcagatacacaaaactatagaatatacacaaaacaataaagccacagtagtagaataaatgaacaactgttgtgtgtctgttcagggaatcattttctgagaagtaaactgtaacgtctcgttttcatttttgcaaagtggtcaatcactctggacggacatggaaatatcacagtaactgttatacagttgactaatggttcccaactgctgggtcgtgacataaaagtggattgtgtgtcattttcagtgagtcgcagtcagatgtgtgcatgaaaaaaaaaaagtttaggatgaaaaaaatcaaattgtggcaacaaaaccagatatttttagccatttttctagtgactgttgagtttataccaaaaagttctattttagtttcatctgaccacatgacattctcccaatcctctgctgtatcatccatgtatccattttggtataaactcaactcgtcgtgtttggacgaagaagaatactgagttgcatcccaagaacaccaaatctactgtcaagcatgaggttggaaacatgctttggggctgttttttctgctaagaagacaggacgattgatccgtgttaaggaaagaaagaatggggccatgtatcgtgagattttgagccaaaacctcctttcatcggtgagagctttgaatggttgaccaaatacttattttccaccataatttacaaataaattctttaaaattcctacaatgtgaattcctggattttttttttttcacattctgtctctcacagttgaagtgtacctatgatgaaaattacagacctctgtcatcattttaagtgggagaacttgcaaaatcgttggctgactaaatacttttttgccctactgtatatatatatatatatatatatatatatatatatatatatatatttatttttttattatttttcaaaaatttttaATTTTGTGCTCTGCCGATGGCGAATGAAGTAAATATTCAATCGATATTGCGTTAAAAAAGCAAACCACCACTCTGACACAAAATAACTATTGTCGTACATTGTTTTCACTTAACACAGTTATTTAAtgataagaatattattctttttgtaatatttctctattttgtttccttttaaacccccattatttacttttttttttatttatttatttatttttttaaattgatctcaactctgtacactgctgctggaattgtaattttcctgaaggaactctcctgaaggaatcaataaagtactatctatctatctatctatctatctatctatctatctatctatctatctatctatctatctatctatctatctatctatctatgtgtaCCTtctgaaaacattttatttatctaATGACAGGAATGTTTACCTCCTGAACACCTTGTATTCCTCTGGGTCTCACCTCTGCGATTCACTGCGTATGAGCGCCCGGAACCTTCGAGTCCTGCCCACGCGCATGCGCATTTCAGCGCAAACCAAAGCAGGCGAAAAAGAGCGACGGAGGAGACGCAGAGGGAGACTTTGGCCCTTTCGGCTGAGCTTTTCGTGTGGATTTGGGTCTACAGACGCGTCAAATTCAAAAATGACCAGTGGGTATCGACATATATAAATTTACCGTAAGGCAATATGTACTTCACAACAATTGCATGCTCGTATTGTGCCTGTTGTTTCTGTGAGCTAGTTTGGGTGCCGTCTAATTGCTGGATTCAGACGTCATGTCCTCCCTCAGGGATGTTTAATTTTACTAAAAGAGCGCACCCATATTCAAACTGTTCTGATTAAAGACAGTTAAAATAAACCAAAATGCCTTAAAATATATTGTGACATTTATTTTATTCGAAAATATCTTCTTATATCCACTAGTGGGCCTACCGAAACCGACTTCGAGCAATACCATGTTCAAAGCGCTCCTATATTGTTAGTTGTCAAAATGGTCTTtttctaattgtttttattttcgaACTAATTGTCTGTGAAATATGTATTCGATCACAATCTACGGGAAATATTGCTAATTGGCTGACCTGTTGTACTGACGCTTGACTTGTTGTTGTGTGCATGCTGCTCCACAGCGCCCCCTTGCCACGTCTGCTGCTTTTTTCACCCCGCTCTTTTTCTTCtgcttttttttccatccatccattttctaccgctcatttcctttggggtcgcggggggcgctggtgcctatctcagctacaatcgggtggaaggcggtgtgcaccctggacaagtttccaccccatcacagggccaaaacagacaacattcacactcacattcacacaccaggcccaatttagtgttgccagtcaactactcaggccttcgtattgtgatgcagacccactaacccctcttccactgtgaaacCCGCTTttttttcatgctaaatgttattAGTTGTGTTGAGACAATATTACATTTCTCCTTATTTGTGTTGATTGAAGGTATTAAGCTATTATTAGTGTGGCTCACATGTACTTAACATTGTGTGGTTTTGCTCTACCTTTTTAAAGGGGGAAATCAACGTGAGCTTGCACGCCAAAAGAATGCCAAGAAGGCGAATGACAGCGGCAAAGGGAAGAGGGGCGATGACGGGCTGTCGGCTGCTGCTCGGAAGCAGAGGTAAAAGGCATTATTATCGTGCTCTCACTAGGCTGTCCGTTCCTTGCCGAACTTGGGAATTCCTGACTGACTCGGTGGACTATTTCCGGTCTTGATTATTTTCATAGTGGAAAGCTGTGACTTGCCATTTTTAAGTTGTGAGAGAAGCAATGCTATTATTTATTGATACTTCTTTATGACTCACACTAGCAAGGGAATTTTAAGTTACGACTTATAGCTTATTTTAAGTTTATTTACCTTATTGTCCAaggtagagctgggcgatatatcgatatactagatatatcgcgggtttgtctctgtgggatgtacaaaatgactatatcgtgatattcgggtatacagtacgttctcacgcagtgctAGCATTACaatacaggctctcctcgctctttcttgtctgtccttctcacagacagcaagtgcaccttacatacgtcacatactgtcacgtcatacgtcacaaacgtatacgcccttgcggagcagagaggtaacagcatgggtaacgttagccgtgatgctagcgcataaactcaactcgtcgtctttggaggaagaagaatactgagttgcatcccaagaacaccaaacctactgtgaagcatgggggtggaaacatcatgctttggggctgtttttctgctaaggggacatgacgactgatccgtgttaaggaaagaatgaatgtgagattttaagccaaaacctccttcaatcagtgagagctttgaatggttgaccaaatacttattttccaccataatttacaaataaattctttaaaattcctacaatgtgaaatcctggattttttttacacattctgtctctcacagttgaagtgtacctatgatgaaaattacagacctctgtcatcattttaagtgggagaacttgcacaatcggtggctgactaaatactcttttgccccactgtacattttaAATTGGCTTGCCTTTCATGgcactctcagccaaaaaggttccagacaCCTGGGTTAAAGTTATGCAAATAAGGTCTTGTCTTGGGGTCATTACCGTATTGTGGATTGTGTCGGTTATCATGAAAAACTGTTGGCGATTGAGCAACTGTGTTAGCCATTTTATGACCTGCAATCATGCAGTGTCCTTGTCCACCTCTTCCAATTATTCAATGTACCAATTTTGAGTCAAGATCAGAGATTTGCCAAATGTGCCAGACTTTAGGCGCCTAAGTGTGTGATTGTCCTTGTGCGAGTACGCTCTAAGTTTGTTCCTAACAAAGTGTTTCTGCATTAAAGGGATGCTGAAATAATGCAGCAAAAGCAGAAAAAGTCGGGCGGCCCCGATGGAGGAAAAGAACCCCCAAAGTCCAAGTGAAGATCCAGAGTCAAGACATCCATTCATTTGTCTCCACCTCTTCCTGATTCTCCAGACTCCACCTTCATTCCAACGGATCTTAAATTCTCTCCTTGGGGAAAAATGGCAGTGGGATCTTTTTCTTCGGGGAAATTGGGAATACGCCGCGTGCATGCAGAGGAGCATTGGTGGTTTTTAGCAGCAGGAGAAAGTTGAACTATTGTCCACACTATTGTTGTGCTTTCTTTTCTTGTACAAAATACTTTCTCCTGATGAGGCTTTGAAATAAAGTATACATCTTTTTAGGTCATTCTCACATCTGGCACATTTTTATGTCACCTGGAATGCTTTGATGAGGAAGCAACAAAAGAACAGACATTAAAGAGAGGATGTTTGTGTTTATTAGTAAAACTATCCCATcgatcaattttctaccgcttgtcccttacggggtggaGGGGGTTGCTGGatcttatctcagctgcattctggcggtaggcacagtacaccctggacaagttgccacctattCCCCCCAAATAGTACAATTTCAATATTTTCTGGGAAAAAAAATAGGCATCAAATCTATTTGGACTTTGCTCAGTAAGCATCTACATTAGGGCAGCAACTAATAATATATTCATTTGATTGGCAGAAAGCTTTGTTCTAGATCCTGTTGCTTCAATGTAATCGTCTTGAGTGGAACTTTAAATGGTTAACATTCCTAAcacatgttaagttaaagttaagtgcCTCGAACTAGAAATACGCTGACAGTTTCTGGGCATCTGCTGCAATTGTGTGTCGGTGCAAAGCGAGGGGCattttataaaacattttattaacgcacACATGCTAAAAGCTCAATTTTAATGTTGCTGGTGCACATATTTTAGAAAGGAAATAATGACAGTTATGGCAGGTAGAAATGTATACAACTTTTTTGCAGAATACAAGAGGctattcaatgttgtatttgattACTTGAATAATGAAAATCGATAGCTTATTTTATTACAAAATAATCCATAACTGGAGCCCACATCGTAATTAACTGTACAtggtttgctttttctttggattTTTTATTAGTCCACCACAGATGGCTGTGaagaaaaataaattacacaatcaGAAATGGAACATAAACAGAGTGAATGTTTTAGCGGCTCAGTACAATATGAGTACTAAAATTATTTACATACATTCTAGCAAGCTGGTTTTGATGTAGCATTTTATAATTTCACTAATATTTTTAACTCTAATAAAACTGGGTGGATGTTTTCGTCTCAATTGACGAGCCGGTAAGCCGGTCTTACATGGAGACTGAATTCTGGTATCACACCACTAGAGGGCAGCAAAGACCAGGgtattttaaaccaaaaatgcatAGACAACACTGTAGTCTATGCAAATATAATACAATGTTGCAatgtatttatatttgcatgaTTTCCTATAAGAAAATGCAGGTTTCTACTGACCTGCACCCCATTTGCATAGATTCACAATCAGATAAGCATGCATGTGGCAAAAAAGATCTTTTCACATTTGTTCAATGGTGCAAAATGTCTTAAAGCTCACACATGACTGACTCCCAAGATGAAGCATGCACATTTTCCTGCAGAAGACGGCAAATGCCAGCAAATGTAATAAATGATCAAATCAATCTTCACAGTGGGCAAGTAGAGCAACCACAACAACTCACACGTCTTtgtcaaaaaacatttatttttttaatcatttatcttaaaaacttcaaaataaagtgctttttatgtacaatataataataaaaacaacagtCACAATTGATCtccataatacaaaaaaaaaaaatatacagttcACAATTATTTACACGAcgaataatatttataataagtaaaaaataaaaataaaaacagggaAATCATGCAGGCAAGACCACATTTGTCTACTTTTGTTATTCAGTCAACTATGGCGGTGAATAAGAAACTGACTGCAGAAGTGGATTATTTATGAATGCCGTTAGTCCTGTTGTGTTGTGCTGATCATGTGACTGTTTCAACTCAAAACAAAGCAATAAAAGATGGTGTCTACATTCATGTCCAGTACAGTATGTGGAGGAGCTACTCCAAATGAATTGCTGGTCATTAATAAATACAACACAGTGTTAGTTAAGGTCCAACATGTCAGTTTGAGCAGCTGTCAGTGTAAATGTTAGTCGGAAGATGTTTGTTCCGATCACGCTGTTTTCTGAATTTTGGGCAGCGATGTCACGCCTGGGTTGAACGACACACTAGCTAAAGGCATTTCTTACTTTGAATGAGTTCATCAAGCATATGAAAGCAGgatcttttcttttttaaagatgTGGTAAAGTCCTAATATTTTCAGGCCGGTAGCCAaaatgttcatttttacaacttacaattttcccttggcctcattcTGGACACCCTCTCCATGGGTCCAGGCTTACCTGTAGACTGATTTAacccccccattgtttacctgtatctcaccttttttgtaaggggcgcaggaagttggcagacccgccaGCGATCCattcctgtctccctgtaatttgatcctgttctgtctccctttaatttAAGAtcgtgttctgtctccctgtattttttttatcctgttctgtctccctgtaattttttatcctgttctgtctccctgtaattttttatcctgttctgtctccctgtaattttttatcctgttctgtctctctgtaatttttgatcctgttctgtctccctgtaattttatattcagttctgtctccctgtattttTTGATTCtattctgtctccttgtaatgtttgatcctgttctgtctcccttgtaatttttgatcccgttctgtctccccgtaatttttgatcctgttctgtctccctgtaattttagATCCGGTTCTGGCTCCCTGTattttttgatcctgttctgtctccctgtatttttttatcctgttctgtctccctgtaatttttgatcttgttgtgtctccctgtaatgtttgatcctgttgtgtctccctgtaatttttgatcctgttctgtctccctgtaatttttgatcctgttctgtctccctataatgtttgatcctgttctgtctccctgtaatgtttgatcctgttttgtttccctgtaattttgatcctgttctgtctccctgtattttttttatcctgttctgtctccctctaatgtttgatcctgttctgtctcttggtcatttttgatcttgttctgtctccctgtagtttttgatcctgttctgtctccctgtatttttttatcctgttctgtctccctgtagtttttatcctgttctgtctcctggtAATTTTTGATCCTATTCTGTTTCCCTGTAttctttgatcctgttctgtctccctgtaatttttgatcgtgttctttctccctgtaatgtttgatgctgttctgtctccccgtaatgtttgatcctgttctgtctccttgtaatgtttgatcctgttctgtcttcccgtattgtttgatcctgttctgtctccttgtaatgtttgatcctgttctgtctccctgtaatgtttgtccgataaatgggattgtgctgaaaattataatttccccttggggattgaTAAAGTATTTGTGATTCTGAGGTAAACAATAACACa
Above is a genomic segment from Nerophis ophidion isolate RoL-2023_Sa linkage group LG02, RoL_Noph_v1.0, whole genome shotgun sequence containing:
- the serf2b gene encoding small EDRK-rich factor 2; the protein is MRISAQTKAGEKERRRRRRGRLWPFRLSFSCGFGSTDASNSKMTRGNQRELARQKNAKKANDSGKGKRGDDGLSAAARKQRDAEIMQQKQKKSGGPDGGKEPPKSK